CGACGAGGCCACCGGCGCGGAACTGCTGGGCCGGCCCGCGCACTCCGGCCGCCTGTCGCTGGACTACACCACGCGCTTCGGCCCGCGCGCGGGAGTGACGGCGGTCTACACGGGACGCACGCCGGTGCAGCGCGACTCGGCCGGCGTCGTGAGCATGCGCGAAGGCTTTCCGCGGCTGGACGCGCGGATCGCGCAGAAGCTGCCGCGCGGGCTGGAGTTTTCGCTCGGCGTGCGCAACCTGACCGGCGCGGGCCCGGCGGACTGGCCCGGCTACACGGGCCGCCATGTCTACGCCGGCATCGGCTGGCGGACGTCGGAAAGCCTTGTTCGATAACGAACTGCATCGGCCCGGAGTGCTTCCGGGCTTCATTCACCATGGAGATTTGACGTGATGTCACGACGGATTGGCGGGACCCTGGTCGCCGCGCTGCTTTGCCTCGCCCCCGCGCTCGCCGCGCAGGACGGGCCGGTGGGCACGCTGCTGATCGCGCACGGCGGAGGCCCCGCGTGGGACGCGCAAGTGCAGACCATCGCCGGGCTGGTGAACACGGGCGGACCGGTGGAGGTCAGCTTTCTGATGGGCCCCGGCGCCGCCACGCATCGCTTTCAGGACGCGGCGCGCAAGCTGGAGCAAGGGGGGGCGAAGAGCATCGTCGTCGTGCCGATGCTCGTTTCCAGCCACAGCGGCCATTATCAGCAGATCCGCTGGCTGGCCGCGCAGACGGACACGCTGGATGACGAGATGCAGCACCATCTGCACATGTCCGGCATCGAGCGGGCGACGGTGCGCGTGCCCATTCGCATGAGCCGGGCGATCGACGATTCGCCGGAGGTGGCGCGGGTGCTGGCGGAGCGTGCGCTGGCCATCGCCACGGCGCCGCGGCGGCAGGCGCTGTTCATCGTGGGGCACGGGCCCAACAGCGCCGAGGACCACGCCGATTGGATGCGCAACCTGCGCCCCATCGCCGACAGCGTGCGCGCCGCGACGGGCTTTCGCGACGTAAAGATCGGCCTCGTGCGCGACGACGCTCCCGCCGAGGTGCGCGCGGAGGCGGTGCGCGCCATCCGCGAGACAATCGAACTTCAGCACATGGCGACGGGGCAGCCGGTGGTCGTCGTGCCGGTGCTGATCAGCACGGGCTCGGTGAGCCGCGAAAAGCTGCCGCGCGACCTGGCCGGCCTGCCGATGATCTACCGTGGGGACGCGCTGCTGCCGCACCCGGGGCTGGCGCGGTGGGTGGAAGCCCGCGTGCGCCAGACGGTCGCGGCCCCCGCCGCGCAGACCGCCGCTGTGCCGCAGACGGCCCAGCCCGTCACGCCCGCCCCCGCCGCGGGCGCTCATCATCACTGATCGAGATCGGTTGAGGGTTGGATAAAGCGAATCTCCCTCCCCGGGCAGGTGCCGGGGAGGGAGATTTAGTTGTGGATTGCAGACGGTGTTCTGTGCGCCGCCGCGGGAGGCCCCTCCCCCGGCCCCTCCCCGTCAAACTGCCGCACGGAGAGGGGAGAAAGATCAACTCAACTCGTTCCCGACAATGCTGTACATGCGGAGAGGCCCCCTCTCCCCGGCCCTCTCCCCCGCTCCGCGGGAGAAAGGGAGACCTCAGTGCGAGGGCGGGCGGCGGTACGGTTCGCCTGCATCCGTCCGGCGGTTGAAACCGCGCCTCGAAACACACGATGTCCGCCTCCGCGGACCGGGTGCGCGAAGGCCGGCCGCACGCAATGCAGTTGAAGCCCCGAACCGGACGCGCCAGCGGCCGGTGTCGGGGGTTCCCGCTGTTCGAGCGGCGGATTTATTCGCTCTATCCGGGGGAGGGTGGGCGAGTAGTACGAGCCCGGGTGGGGGCCGCCCTGACGCCCGCACCTATCACGACACTCGCCGCGCCACCATCCCCATCAGCGTCTCGCGCTCATTCAGCGCCGGATCGTCCGTCACCCGCTCCAGCAGGTCGCGCAGGATCTCGCCGTACAGGCGGCCCGGTGGCAGACCCAGCTGCCGCAGTTCCGTCCCGCCGATGGCCAGGTCGCCGATCTCCAGCGGCGTTCCACGCGCCACCTCCCGCCGCGCGCGGCGCCACAGGGCGACCAGTTCGCGCCGCGCGTCCGCATCCGCGCCGTACGCGCGCAGATCCGCGATGCGCAGGCGGAACACGTCGTTCAGGTAGCGTGGGCCGATGCGCCGCAGCCAGCGCCGCAGCACGGGATCGGGCGCGTCTGCCGGGGGCGCGGCCTCGTGCTGCGCGACCAGGTGGACGGCGGTGTCGATCTCCGCGTTGCTGAACTTCAGCCGGCGCATCACCGCATCCGCCGTGGCGGCGCCCGCGGCGGCGTGGTCGGGAAAGGTGACGCGGCCGTCCCGTTCCGTGCGCGTGCGCGCCTTGCCCGCGTCGTGCAGCAGCGCGGCCATCCGCAGCCCCGCGCGCGCGGGAGAGATAGCGTCCACCACGCGCAGCGTGTGCGTCCACACATCCTCCTCACCCGCCCCGTTCGGCACGCCGGCGCACGCCTGCAGCTCCGGAAGCAGCACCGCGAGCACGCCCGAGTCGCGGTACATCCGCAGCGCGATGGACGGCGGGTCCACCTGCCGCAGCACCTTCAGCAGCTCCTCGCGCACCCGTTCCGCGGACAGGTGCGTCAGCTCCGGCGCCGCCGCCCGCGCCGCATCCCACGTCCCCTCATCGATCCGCATGGCGAAGCGCCCGGCGAACCGCAGCGCCCGCAGCACGCGCAGCCGGTCTTCGCGAAAGCGCTCCGCGGGGTCGCCCACCGTGCGCAGCACGCGCGCGCGCAGATCGGGAACGCCGCCGTGCGGGTCGCGTACTTCGTGCGTCACCGGGTGCCAGGCGACCGCGTTGATGGTGAAGTCGCGCCGCTGCAGATCCTCATCCACATGATCGGCAAAGATGACGCGCGCGTGCCGCCCGTCCGTCTCCACGTCGCGGCGGAACGTCGTCACCTCGTACATCACCCCGTCACGCCCCAGAACACCGACCGTCCCATGCTCAATTCCGACGGGAACGGTACGCTTGAACAGGCGCCGCATCTCCGCCGGGCGCGCGGCGGTCGCCAGATCCCAGTCCTTGGGGTGCCCGCCGGTGAGGGCGTCGCGCACGGCGCCGCCCACCGTCCACGTGTCGAATCCCGCGTCAATCAGCCGCCGCGCGATCCACACCACGTCGCGCGGCGGGTGGAGGTCCGGAAACGTCTCTGTATCACTCGTAGCCGTCACGATGGAACCCGGCCCGGGGAAGCTTTGGAAACGGACATGCAACTCCGCGTGGGGGAACGACTTGGCGAGATCGTCACAGTGCGTTATACTTTGCGGTCCACTGCGCCGCCCTCTCTCCGGAACTGCCCATGACCACTGCCGAACTGCTCGACCGCTCCGCTGTCACGCCCGCGTTTCGCGACGCGATGCTTCAGTTTCTTCGCGACGGCCGGTCCAGCGAGCGAATCCGGTTCGGCTACGGCTGCCCCGCCGTCAAGGTAGAGCGGACGCTGCACAAGGCGCTGGTAGAATACCCGCAGGTTCCCGTGGAATCAATTGAAGTGGCTGCCGCCTCCGGCTGCGAGTACTTTCGCGGGCAGATGACGGTTCGCACCGCCTCGGACGAAACGCATGTCGCCTTTCACTGGGACTGCAAGTGGCGGGCGGAGCAGGAAGGGTGGCGCGACTGGTTCGGCTTTCCCGACCAGGCCCGTGCCGCCCGCGAGTTCGGCTGGGACTGCTTCCGCGTGTGGGATGAGGAACCGCGCGGCGCGCTGGTGATGCAGGCCTCCCGCAAGGCCACACCGATCTCCATCGACGCCTCCTTCGCCTGATCCGCATCCGGTTGATGACGTGCAGCGGGCCGCCCCCCTCAGGGCGGCCCGTTCTGCGTTCACGCCGGTTCCTCCACGCCGGAGCGACGTCCCCGCGCGGAGCAGAGGCGGAATCGTACCCCTTATCGGCGCACACACGATCCGGCAGCTCATCCGACCACGTCGGGGCTGGACGGCACCACGCTCGTATATCGCCTTCCCGTACCGCAATCTGCAAGACCGGGATTTCGGGAGATGAAAAGATTTCCGGCTCCCGATCCTTTTTTCCTGCCCAGTCCAACTGATTCCGCGACTGAGATACGGTTCCACGTTGCAGTTGCCTGCGTACCCTTCCAGACACAAACCCGCATGGATGCTCACAATCCGCCACCGATGGGCAAAGGCGGATGGGAGCAGCGTTGTAGCACTCCGGAAAACAGGTGATCCGGGGAACGGGAAGGCACCAAGCGTGCGGATATGTTAGCCGACACGTTGTGCACGGCGGACCATCGCAGCCCCGCTCGGCCATCCTTCCGGAGATCTCATGATTCAGGTGACAAACGCCTTCGGCACGCGCTCCGTGCGCGTGGCCGGAGCGGGCGCATACGTGCCCCCTCACGCCGTCGACAACGCGAGCATCACGCAGGCCATTCCCGGCTGGTCCGCCGACTGGATCTCGGAAAAGACGCAGATCCGCGAGCGCCGCTTTCTGTGGGAGCTGGACCCGCAGACCGGCGTGACCACCGCCCCGGCCGACGCCGGACAGCCGGCCTGCAACACCGACATGTGCGAGGCGGCGCTGCGCCGCGCCCTGGACATGGCCGGCATGGACGCCGCCGAGCTGGACGCCGTGTTCGTGGTGACCTGCACCCCGGACCGCGTCAACTTCAGCTACGACGCCATGGAAGTGCACCGCCGCGTGGGATGCCGCCCGGACGCGTACGCACTGCTCATCGACGACGGCTGCGGCGGGACTCCCTACGTGATGGACATGGTCTACAAGATGATCCGCAGCGGCGCCATCAACACCGCGGCGGTCATCGGCAGCGCATTCACCTCCGCGCTGGTGGACCGCGACGTGTGGACCGGCGACGTGGAGCCCTCCCCCGGCCGCAAGCGGCTTCCCGCGGCGTTCGGCGCCTACGTGTTCGGCGACGGGGCGGGCGCGGTCATCCTGCGCGGTGACGGCGAGCCCGGCCAGGGCATCGTCTCGTCCATGGCGGGGAACGATTACCTGCAGCTGGTCATCCGCCGCGCGGGCGGGGTGGAAAACCGCGTCAGCGGCGCGGTGAACCCGGCGGACGCGGCCTTCGTCATCGACGGACAGCTCGTGGCGCGCTCGTATCCCACGTACATGAACGCGTGCATCGCCGGCGTGCTGGCCGAGCGGCCGGAGCTTCGCGACAAGGTGCAGCGCTACTACTTCCACCAGCCCAACAAGCGGCTGCTGTACCACTACGTAAAGCAGGCCGGCCTCCCCGCCGAGCGCGTGGCGTGCAATGTGGACCGCTACGGCAACACCTCCGCGGCCGGCATGCTCATTCTGCTGGCCGAAGACCTGGAGCAGGGCGTCGTGCGCCTGGGCAGCGGCGACCTGGTTCTGATCGCGGCCGTCGGCGCTAACGTGCACTACGGCGCGCAGCTCATCCGTCTCTAGTCCCCCGCACTCACCCAGAGGATTTCCGTCGATGAACATCCGTCCGTTTGCAGCCCTCGCGTTCCTCCTCCTGTCCGCCGCCGCGTGCAGCGACGGCCCCTCCGGCGTGGACCGCACCCCGCGCGACGTGGCCGCCTCCGCCAGCGACGCCGACGAGGTGATGGGCACCCGCCGCCGCGGCGAAAACGAGCCCCTCGTGCTGCGCTTCCGCTCGGTGGAGGACCCCGCCTTTCCCGCGGACCGCTCCGTGTGCGCGGCGGCGCCTTTCACGACCAACGTGTACCTGGGCGCGTCGCTGTGGTCCGAGGTCACCACGATCTCGTCCGGCCGCGTAGTACACGACGCCGTGCGCCGCATCGGCAAGGCGACCGCGTGCGTCCGCATCACCGACCCCACCTTTCCCCCGGGGCTGCCGCAGGACATGTACGCCCGCTTCGACACGCCGGAAGGGATCTATACCGCCATCGGCGCGTGCACACTCATCAGCAACGACGTGCCCGCCAGCGGCCTGGTGCTGGGCGGCTGCCACCTGCGCATCGTGTCCGGACCCGCGCGCTCCCGCGGCGGCGCCATCACCAGCCTGAGCGTCTTCAACCCCGCGCAGCTTCCCGGCTACATGACGGGCAGCGAGTGGACCGTCCAGACCTACTGACCCGGCGCGCTGTCCCTCGCCGGATCGATGGAAACCACGCGGCCGGCCGGCGACGTTCCGGCCGGCCGCGGCGGATGCCGGACAGGTGCACAGATTGAACGGCGCAGTCGTGTAGCACACGCTTGACGCCACCATATCAACAAACGATCTTGTCGCCTCACGTCCATCTCCATCTCAGTAGCGCCCCGGTTCTGCCGCGGCACCCGCCGTCCCGGTGAGCCACATCACCCGGGGCCGTCCATGCGTTTCCGCCGCTTCCCGCTGACGCAGAATCCGTCGTGAGCACCCTTCTTTCGGACCCGCCCCGCCGTTCCGCGCCGCACCATTCCGCGCCGCAGTCCGTCACTCCGCCCGCCCCGCAGACGCCACCGGCCGAACCGCCGCCCATGCACGCGGAGGCCCCCGCCGCGCGCGCCGAGCGCTTCGCGGAGGAGCACATCCACATCCTGCGCGCCAAGACGCGCGACGAGGTGTGGGTACGGTGGATTCTGATCGTGGGCGCGGTGCCGCTGGTGGCGTACCTGCGCTGGGCGGGCGTGCTCACCATCAGCTACGACGCCATCGCGGGGCTGGGCGGCGGCATCGCGATCGTCAACGGCGTCTTTCACCTGGCGCTGGTGCGCAACCGCTGGGCGCCGTGGCAGTTCTGGGCCAGCCTGGTGGTGGACCACCTGGTCCTCTTTGGATTCACCTCGGCGCACGGGCCGTTCGGAATGCTGATGATTCCGTACTACGTGGCGCTCTTTTCCTCCACCGCGCTGGGCGTTCCGCGGGCGAGCTGGGCATCCACCCTCATGACGGCCGTGCTGTATCCCGCGGCGCGGCTGGTGGGGCTGTGGGCCAACCCGGCCATGGAACTGCCCTGGCAGATGCTGGCGCTGGAAACGGCCGTGGTGGTGAGCGTGCTGGCCGCCACCCTGCTGGCGCCCAGCCACTACACGCGGCGGCTGCGGCAGGTACGCGAGGCGCTGGCCCTGGTGGAGGAAGGCGACTTCCGCGTGCACATCGCCGCCGGCGACCGCGACCAGATGGACTTTCTGGCGCAGTCCGTAAACCGCGTGGGCGCCTCCGTGGGCGGGGTGATCCGCGAAGTGCAGTCACAGGCCCGCTCCCTGGCCGCGGTGGCGGAGGAGCTGTCCGCCACGTCGGAAGAGGTGCAGGCGTCCGCGGTGCAGGTGGGGAGCATCGCCAGCGACGCCGCGGGCGAGGTGGAGCGCGAAATGACGCTGATGAACCGCGGCGGCGAGGCGCTGCAGCGGCTGGCGGCGCAGAACATGGTGGTGCGCGCGGAGGCCTCCACCGCCGCGGACGACGCGCGCCGTGTGGCGTCGGAAACACACACCCACGTGGGCCGCATCGCACACTCAGGCACGCTGCTGGTGGAGGTGGGCGAGGGATACCAGCGCGCTTCCAACGCCATGGACGCCCTGCACGGCGCGGGCGAGCGCATCGGCGGCTTCGTGGGCTCCATTCGCGCCATCGCCGAGCAGACCAACCTGCTGGCCCTGAACGCCGCCATTGAGGCCGCGCGCGCCGGCGAGCAGGGTCGCGGCTTTGCCGTCGTCGCCGACGAGGTGCGCAAGCTGGCGGCGGAATCCGGCACCTCCGCGGAGCGGGTGAACGGCACCGTGGTGGAAACGCGCGACGCCATCAGCCGCATGCGCGAACAGCTGGAACTGGCGGACCGCCGCCTGGCCGGCGTGGGCCAGGCCTCGCGCGAGGGCGAGGTGGCGCTGGGCTCCATGGTGGATGGGCTGCGCCGCGCGGTGGAGTCCATCGAGCGCATTCACGGCGAGGTGGAGGCGCAGGCGGGGGTGATGGATGAACTGCTGGCCGCCATGCGAGACGTGCAGGCCATCGCGGGCAACACGCGGGCGCGCACGGAGCAGACCGCCTCCGCCGCGCGGCAGCAGGGCGCGGCGATGGAAGAACTGTCCGACGCGAGCCAGAACCTGGCCGGCATGGCCTTTCACATGAACAGCCTGGCGGATCGCTTCCGCGTGGATTGACACGGGTTTGGGGGATGAAAAACGGGCCGCTCCGGAGTTCCGGGGCGGCCCGTTTCAAACCCGTCCGCACGGTGGCGGCTCGCGGTATTTGAGATTTGGCGTCCGTGATGTACTGTTTGTGCGCCGGGCAAACCGGCCGCTGCGAACGCCATCCGGGAGCCGAGATGAACCGCACCGACGAAGCCGTCACGACCGACGAAACGCCCATGAACCAGCCGCCGGGCTGGTACGTTCTCCCCAAACCGGGAGGCGGCTGGCGCGTGCACGACGGCGGCACGCCCGCGCCGGCCGCCGTGTTCGATCGCAAGACCGACGCGATCGCATTCGCCCGGCGCCAGGCCGCCTGCCCCTGCGCAAGCAACGGCGGGAGCGCCCGCAAGCCGGTGGTGATCTTCAACCGCCCGCGAAAGCTCTCGCCGGACGAGATGAACGCACGGTACGAGGGCTACGATTTCAGGCTGCCCCGCCCCACTCCTCCCGGCGGCCGCAGCTTCCGCGGGCCGCGCAGGAAGTACTGGATGTCCGACGACTTCGATGAACTTCCAGCCGAGATTGCGGAGTTCTTCGAATGAACCGAGTGTTGCTCGATACACACACATTTCTCTGGCTGACGCTCGAAGACGGGCGCCTGTCCAGTGCCGCACGCGCCATGATCGACGCGGAAGACACGCGTGCGCTGGTGAGCATCGTCAGCTTGTGGGAGATCGGGATCAAGTCAGGCATCGGCAAGCTGGATCTTCCAGACGACTTCGACTCGTTTGTTGCCGCGGAGCTTCGAAAGCGGGCGATTGCTATTCTGGATCTTGAACTCGCACACGTGTACCGCGTACACGCGCTGCCGCTGCACCATCGCGATCCGTTCGACCGGATGCTGGTGGCGCAGAGCCTGGCGGAAGGCATTCCCGTCGTGGGGCGCGACCGGGAGCTGGACGCGTACGGGGTGGACCGGCGGTGGTGACGCTTGCCGCCAAGCGCCGGGCCCCGCACTTTGACGATCGCCCGCCCTGTTGCCCGCAAGCCGTGGAACCCGCATGACACGACGCCTCCTGTTCGCGGCCGCCTGCCTGCTCGCGGGCCTGCCCGCCGCCGCGCCGGCGCAGGACGCCCCGTTCGCGAGCGCCAGCTGCCCGGTTCCCGCGGGCGTGCTGGGCTATCCCGTGTGGGTTCGCGCGGAGGGCGCGGAGGTGGATTCCGCGTACCTGCACGCCTTGGCCGGCGCGCTTGCCCGCCGGTGGGAGCCGCCCAGCCCGCGCCGCGGCACCTTTCCCGGACTGGAGCGGCTGCGCAACCGCCTGCAGCCGCCCGAGCCGCGCATGCCGGATGACTGGACGCCCCAGGCGCGCCACACGGCGCGCGTGCAGGCCACCCTGGTCGCGGGCGGCCGCCCGGGCGA
This Longimicrobium terrae DNA region includes the following protein-coding sequences:
- a CDS encoding type II toxin-antitoxin system VapC family toxin — protein: MNRVLLDTHTFLWLTLEDGRLSSAARAMIDAEDTRALVSIVSLWEIGIKSGIGKLDLPDDFDSFVAAELRKRAIAILDLELAHVYRVHALPLHHRDPFDRMLVAQSLAEGIPVVGRDRELDAYGVDRRW
- a CDS encoding DUF2188 domain-containing protein, producing MNRTDEAVTTDETPMNQPPGWYVLPKPGGGWRVHDGGTPAPAAVFDRKTDAIAFARRQAACPCASNGGSARKPVVIFNRPRKLSPDEMNARYEGYDFRLPRPTPPGGRSFRGPRRKYWMSDDFDELPAEIAEFFE
- a CDS encoding methyl-accepting chemotaxis protein — translated: MSTLLSDPPRRSAPHHSAPQSVTPPAPQTPPAEPPPMHAEAPAARAERFAEEHIHILRAKTRDEVWVRWILIVGAVPLVAYLRWAGVLTISYDAIAGLGGGIAIVNGVFHLALVRNRWAPWQFWASLVVDHLVLFGFTSAHGPFGMLMIPYYVALFSSTALGVPRASWASTLMTAVLYPAARLVGLWANPAMELPWQMLALETAVVVSVLAATLLAPSHYTRRLRQVREALALVEEGDFRVHIAAGDRDQMDFLAQSVNRVGASVGGVIREVQSQARSLAAVAEELSATSEEVQASAVQVGSIASDAAGEVEREMTLMNRGGEALQRLAAQNMVVRAEASTAADDARRVASETHTHVGRIAHSGTLLVEVGEGYQRASNAMDALHGAGERIGGFVGSIRAIAEQTNLLALNAAIEAARAGEQGRGFAVVADEVRKLAAESGTSAERVNGTVVETRDAISRMREQLELADRRLAGVGQASREGEVALGSMVDGLRRAVESIERIHGEVEAQAGVMDELLAAMRDVQAIAGNTRARTEQTASAARQQGAAMEELSDASQNLAGMAFHMNSLADRFRVD
- a CDS encoding sirohydrochlorin chelatase; its protein translation is MSRRIGGTLVAALLCLAPALAAQDGPVGTLLIAHGGGPAWDAQVQTIAGLVNTGGPVEVSFLMGPGAATHRFQDAARKLEQGGAKSIVVVPMLVSSHSGHYQQIRWLAAQTDTLDDEMQHHLHMSGIERATVRVPIRMSRAIDDSPEVARVLAERALAIATAPRRQALFIVGHGPNSAEDHADWMRNLRPIADSVRAATGFRDVKIGLVRDDAPAEVRAEAVRAIRETIELQHMATGQPVVVVPVLISTGSVSREKLPRDLAGLPMIYRGDALLPHPGLARWVEARVRQTVAAPAAQTAAVPQTAQPVTPAPAAGAHHH
- a CDS encoding HD domain-containing protein, whose product is MTATSDTETFPDLHPPRDVVWIARRLIDAGFDTWTVGGAVRDALTGGHPKDWDLATAARPAEMRRLFKRTVPVGIEHGTVGVLGRDGVMYEVTTFRRDVETDGRHARVIFADHVDEDLQRRDFTINAVAWHPVTHEVRDPHGGVPDLRARVLRTVGDPAERFREDRLRVLRALRFAGRFAMRIDEGTWDAARAAAPELTHLSAERVREELLKVLRQVDPPSIALRMYRDSGVLAVLLPELQACAGVPNGAGEEDVWTHTLRVVDAISPARAGLRMAALLHDAGKARTRTERDGRVTFPDHAAAGAATADAVMRRLKFSNAEIDTAVHLVAQHEAAPPADAPDPVLRRWLRRIGPRYLNDVFRLRIADLRAYGADADARRELVALWRRARREVARGTPLEIGDLAIGGTELRQLGLPPGRLYGEILRDLLERVTDDPALNERETLMGMVARRVS
- a CDS encoding 3-oxoacyl-ACP synthase III family protein; this encodes MIQVTNAFGTRSVRVAGAGAYVPPHAVDNASITQAIPGWSADWISEKTQIRERRFLWELDPQTGVTTAPADAGQPACNTDMCEAALRRALDMAGMDAAELDAVFVVTCTPDRVNFSYDAMEVHRRVGCRPDAYALLIDDGCGGTPYVMDMVYKMIRSGAINTAAVIGSAFTSALVDRDVWTGDVEPSPGRKRLPAAFGAYVFGDGAGAVILRGDGEPGQGIVSSMAGNDYLQLVIRRAGGVENRVSGAVNPADAAFVIDGQLVARSYPTYMNACIAGVLAERPELRDKVQRYYFHQPNKRLLYHYVKQAGLPAERVACNVDRYGNTSAAGMLILLAEDLEQGVVRLGSGDLVLIAAVGANVHYGAQLIRL